A genomic region of Dreissena polymorpha isolate Duluth1 chromosome 4, UMN_Dpol_1.0, whole genome shotgun sequence contains the following coding sequences:
- the LOC127876509 gene encoding uncharacterized protein LOC127876509, with protein MRTNMFVVGALLCFLNIACAIDHYALTYNYFDEMAQNYCAAKGTGWTFSLRRDCGNVAPTCNDICESASAEILRIIYHQQHKVACFDAFEINKDHNQLLANPTISQPDAGKVSFATYGYGSGGCTWPPNNCGPNYCCCNAFD; from the exons ATGCGGACCAATATGTTTGTTGTTGGTGCTCTACTTT GCTTCCTGAACATTGCCTGTGCGATTGACCATTATGCTCTAACCTACAATTATTTCGATGAGATGGCCCAGAATTATTGCGCTGCAAAAGGCACAGGTTGGACGTTCAGTTTGCGACGGGATTGTGGCAACGTGGCTCCAACGTGTAACGACATCTGTGAGTCAGCATCGGCCGaaattttaagaatcatttaccaTCAACAACACAA AGTTGCATGTTTTGATGCATTCGAAATCAATAAAGACCACAATCAACTGCTGGCTAACCCAACAATCTCTCAGCCGGACGCAGGAAAGGTTAGTTTCGCCACCTATGGTTATGGTTCTGGCGGATGCACTTGGCCACCCAATAACTGCGGACCAAACTATTGCTGTTGCAATGCGTTCGATTAG
- the LOC127876506 gene encoding uncharacterized protein LOC127876506, translating to MEGAGITAGNVGNESYTGDVYADSNTDIMADTIGQNPYINKYFTLVTQGDFLLRGLHISSITGIVLALVFVLTLTLILEVLDHWLHIQQERQTYMPRTRNPTDADNRIQWLITCHRIATLVIGHVVLVCVMRRNIWILTMVVIGSGLGHFFLKPFVIRRLPNYANDRRGYLINMPKEMSYEMKLVHVTRVDDNDDETPNKDTNVRTKGTALWLSDSNNSDSG from the exons ATGGAAGGCGCAGGTATCACAGCTGGTAATGTAGGAAATGAAAGTTATACAGGTGATGTGTATGCTGATAGTAATACGGATATAATGGCAGATACGATTGGGCAAAACCCTTATATAAATAAG TATTTTACGCTTGTAACGCAAGGCGACTTCTTGCTTCGGGGTCTACATATTTCATCGATCACAG GCATAGTCTTGGCGTTGGTGTTcgtgttgaccttgaccttgattctGGAGGTGCTAGACCACTGGCTTCACATCCAGCAGGAACGACAAACGTATATGCCCCGCACAAG AAACCCAACAGACGCAGACAATCGTATTCAATGGCTGATCACGTGTCATCGAATAGCGACGCTGGTGATTGGTCACGTGGTACTGGTTTGCGTGATGAGAAGGAACATTTGGATACTGACAATGGTAGTTATAGGTTCGGGACTCGGACATTTCTTTTTAAAACCCTTCGTTATTCGGCGTCTGCCTAATTACGCGAACGATCGACGAGGATATTTAATAAACATGCCAAAGGAGATGAGTTATGAAATGAAACTTGTTCATGTAACAAGAgttgatgataacgatgatgagaCTCCGAATAAAGATACAAATGTTCGCACAAAGGGAACCGCGTTATGGTTGAGTGACTCTAATAATTCAGACTCGGGATGA